A genomic window from Chitinophagaceae bacterium includes:
- a CDS encoding glycosyltransferase family 39 protein — MKIPVIISSPNNFVVAGLLIGCQMLAVICMQFNGLYGQDAHEYLRLTRALNLYFQSGVTIEHSYFPLFYPLIAWLFSKIMWNDIAALQLVSMIFLAAAFIYLKKLIQFLFTEQRLTTSYLFVFFFLSPYVFRFGLLDMSDMLCLFLVTASVYYAIRYWKTPLLKYAALFSLFAGFGLSTRYAVSILLLFPALLLLRKIWMAKDYKAVAVVILIFAGTFFPDWLIRGRILFLQTSEGNFFIDYASNAYAWSPLNFFRSSFENPDGAQQYDCWNLAASTFNIIHPAFLFAGIIFIFFLKRNDFAAIEIRMITVMIIAYGLFIAGLHYQNNRYLLQSFPFVLLIFYSAFLRLEARYFSTTKLKWVAFLTIAIIQLSLFWYSFQKIYSINCIEKEFAVSLKAYAGQTVYTCDIIGALTSYKVENKVIDIFFNRITKPDSNSLLLFNYNYFSKHFKDQNPMLNWSFLNENHQLKIISSYPDGWELYAIDTNRN; from the coding sequence ATGAAAATTCCGGTCATTATTTCTTCACCCAACAATTTTGTGGTGGCCGGGCTTTTAATCGGTTGTCAAATGTTGGCCGTCATCTGCATGCAATTCAACGGGCTGTATGGTCAGGATGCTCATGAATACCTTCGACTTACCCGTGCATTGAATTTGTATTTTCAATCAGGAGTGACAATTGAACATTCGTATTTCCCCCTTTTCTATCCGCTGATTGCATGGTTGTTTTCAAAAATTATGTGGAATGATATTGCGGCGCTCCAATTAGTATCCATGATTTTTTTAGCTGCTGCTTTTATTTATCTGAAGAAGTTAATTCAGTTTTTGTTTACTGAGCAACGATTGACCACAAGCTACCTTTTCGTTTTCTTTTTTTTGTCGCCCTATGTGTTTAGGTTCGGATTGCTGGATATGTCGGATATGCTTTGCCTGTTTTTAGTGACTGCATCTGTTTATTATGCCATTCGTTACTGGAAAACACCACTTCTAAAATATGCAGCATTATTTAGCTTGTTTGCCGGATTTGGATTGTCTACAAGATATGCCGTAAGCATCCTACTCCTGTTTCCAGCTCTTCTTTTATTGAGAAAAATATGGATGGCTAAAGACTATAAAGCAGTGGCAGTTGTGATACTTATTTTTGCTGGCACTTTCTTTCCTGACTGGCTGATACGCGGAAGAATTCTCTTTCTGCAAACTTCTGAAGGAAATTTCTTTATTGATTATGCTTCGAATGCATACGCCTGGTCTCCACTGAATTTTTTCAGAAGCAGTTTTGAAAATCCGGATGGCGCTCAGCAGTATGATTGCTGGAATCTTGCTGCCTCAACCTTCAACATTATTCATCCGGCTTTTCTTTTTGCGGGAATCATTTTTATTTTTTTTCTGAAACGGAATGATTTTGCCGCGATAGAAATCAGAATGATAACAGTGATGATAATTGCTTACGGATTATTCATTGCCGGATTGCATTACCAGAACAATCGTTACCTGTTGCAAAGTTTCCCGTTTGTGTTGCTGATTTTCTACTCTGCATTTTTGAGATTAGAAGCGCGGTATTTTTCCACAACGAAACTTAAATGGGTTGCCTTTTTAACGATTGCAATTATTCAACTGTCGCTTTTCTGGTATTCCTTTCAAAAAATTTATTCGATCAATTGTATTGAAAAAGAGTTTGCCGTTTCCCTGAAGGCTTATGCCGGTCAAACAGTGTATACATGTGATATCATAGGTGCCCTTACATCTTACAAAGTTGAAAATAAAGTGATTGATATCTTTTTCAATCGTATCACAAAGCCCGATTCAAATTCATTGTTGCTCTTTAATTACAATTACTTTTCTAAACATTTTAAAGATCAAAATCCAATGTTGAACTGGTCATTTCTTAATGAAAACCATCAACTTAAAATTATCAGCTCCTATCCTGATGGATGGGAGCTCTATGCTATTGATACTAATCGTAATTGA
- a CDS encoding OmpA family protein has protein sequence MNLRNLTLFIALSMVMTSCVSTKKFNSQVAKYDSLKTDYAKVEDQLKTCLTQKEINDKKLSDLEKENAFYKENYTTAVNQLQNLSVISATQAESIKKSLDNLNLKDAYIKDLQVSMAKKDSLNMALVMNLKGALQDVNDQDVEIKVEGSAVFISISDKMLFKSGSYEVTPAAKAVLGKVAAVVNAQPDIQFMVEGHTDNKAIKTSFIKDNWDLSVLRATAVTRILQKDYAVDPKRMIAAGRSEYISVAGNDTDAGRAANRRTRIVILPQLDQFFKLLETQK, from the coding sequence ATGAATCTGAGAAATCTAACGTTATTCATTGCCTTGTCGATGGTGATGACTTCCTGTGTAAGCACAAAAAAATTTAACAGCCAGGTGGCAAAGTATGATTCCTTAAAAACGGATTATGCGAAAGTGGAAGACCAATTAAAAACCTGTCTCACCCAAAAGGAAATTAATGATAAGAAATTGAGTGACCTTGAAAAGGAAAATGCTTTCTATAAAGAAAATTACACGACTGCGGTCAATCAATTACAAAACCTCTCCGTGATTTCTGCAACACAGGCCGAAAGCATCAAGAAATCGTTGGATAACCTGAACCTGAAAGATGCCTATATTAAAGACCTGCAGGTTTCGATGGCGAAAAAAGACTCCTTGAACATGGCGTTGGTCATGAATCTGAAAGGCGCATTGCAGGATGTGAATGATCAGGATGTTGAAATTAAGGTGGAAGGAAGCGCGGTTTTCATATCTATCTCCGACAAGATGCTGTTTAAAAGTGGTAGCTATGAAGTAACCCCTGCTGCTAAAGCAGTGTTAGGCAAAGTTGCCGCGGTGGTAAACGCACAACCTGACATACAGTTTATGGTGGAAGGTCACACTGACAACAAAGCCATCAAAACCAGTTTTATAAAAGACAATTGGGATCTGAGCGTATTGCGTGCAACTGCTGTAACACGCATTCTGCAAAAGGATTATGCTGTTGATCCGAAGCGTATGATTGCTGCCGGAAGAAGTGAATATATTTCAGTTGCCGGGAATGACACTGACGCAGGACGTGCTGCAAATCGCCGCACCCGCATTGTCATTCTGCCACAGTTGGATCAGTTTTTTAAGTTGCTGGAGACCCAGAAATAA
- a CDS encoding DUF4920 domain-containing protein translates to MTTFRFVFTMLLSIALTGRLYAQEAAYFGKKIDDKGAISMASLEKELENKDTLKTKVTGKVVECCQAKGCWMTIDKSDGTTMRVKFKDYGFFVPKNSAGKTAVMEGIAMVETVSVDEQRHYAEDAGKSKAEIKAINKPSRQLVFVADGVILR, encoded by the coding sequence ATGACAACTTTCCGATTCGTTTTCACCATGTTGTTAAGCATTGCATTGACAGGCCGTTTGTATGCCCAGGAAGCTGCGTATTTCGGAAAAAAAATTGATGATAAAGGTGCCATATCAATGGCCAGTCTTGAAAAAGAGTTGGAAAATAAAGACACACTGAAAACCAAAGTCACCGGCAAGGTGGTAGAATGCTGCCAGGCGAAAGGCTGCTGGATGACTATCGATAAAAGTGATGGAACTACCATGCGTGTAAAATTCAAAGACTATGGATTTTTTGTTCCAAAAAACAGTGCTGGAAAAACGGCGGTAATGGAAGGCATCGCCATGGTGGAAACAGTTTCGGTAGATGAGCAACGCCATTATGCGGAAGATGCCGGAAAATCAAAAGCAGAAATTAAGGCTATCAACAAGCCGAGCCGTCAATTGGTATTTGTTGCGGATGGTGTAATTCTCCGGTAG
- the rimO gene encoding 30S ribosomal protein S12 methylthiotransferase RimO encodes MRTKSIHKPTINVITLGCSKNMVDSEVMMGQLRANAFDVTHEKENADSDIVIINTCGFIDRAKEESVNTILEYANVKNEGGIQKLYVTGCLSERYKNELEVEIPEVDAYFGTMELPALLHKLGADYKHELIGERLMINPQHYAYLKISEGCNRTCSFCAIPLMRGQHVSKPMEDIVAEAKGLVRNGVKEIILIAQELTYYGLDIYKERRLAELLHVLADVQGLEWIRLHYAYPSKFPIEMLDVIRERDNICNYLDIPLQHISDPVLSRMRRQISKPEIYELIATIREKVPGIALRTTMLMGFPGETEKDVAELIEFIEKIKFERVGVFTYSHEEGTSGYELTDDVPEEEKQLRAARIMEVQEGISFQLNQQKVGKKFKVLIDRKEGNYFIGRTEFDSPEVDNEVLIDAAKHYLRVGDFANIEITHAEEFDLYGEPV; translated from the coding sequence ATGCGCACGAAATCAATTCATAAGCCCACCATCAACGTAATCACACTTGGCTGTTCAAAGAACATGGTGGACAGTGAAGTGATGATGGGACAATTGCGGGCGAACGCTTTTGATGTGACACATGAAAAGGAAAATGCTGACAGTGATATTGTGATCATCAATACTTGCGGATTTATTGATCGGGCAAAAGAGGAATCAGTGAATACCATTCTTGAATATGCGAATGTTAAAAATGAAGGCGGCATTCAAAAATTATATGTTACCGGTTGTTTAAGCGAACGCTATAAGAACGAATTGGAAGTGGAAATTCCGGAGGTGGATGCTTACTTCGGCACCATGGAATTGCCTGCATTGCTGCATAAGCTAGGAGCGGATTATAAACATGAATTAATTGGTGAGCGGCTGATGATCAATCCGCAACATTATGCGTATTTGAAAATTTCTGAGGGCTGCAACCGCACCTGTTCCTTTTGCGCTATTCCATTGATGCGCGGTCAGCATGTTTCCAAACCGATGGAAGACATTGTTGCGGAAGCAAAAGGTTTGGTGAGAAACGGTGTGAAGGAAATTATTCTGATTGCCCAGGAACTCACTTACTATGGATTGGATATTTACAAAGAACGCAGACTGGCTGAACTACTGCATGTTTTAGCGGATGTTCAGGGTTTGGAATGGATTCGTTTGCATTATGCTTATCCCAGCAAATTTCCGATCGAAATGCTGGATGTGATTCGTGAACGCGATAATATCTGTAACTATTTAGACATTCCATTGCAGCACATCAGCGATCCGGTACTCAGCAGAATGCGCAGACAGATTTCAAAACCGGAAATTTATGAATTGATTGCAACGATTCGTGAAAAGGTGCCGGGCATTGCACTGCGGACGACTATGTTGATGGGCTTTCCGGGCGAAACGGAAAAGGATGTAGCGGAACTGATTGAATTTATTGAAAAAATAAAATTTGAACGGGTGGGCGTATTCACCTATTCGCATGAAGAAGGAACTTCCGGATACGAATTAACAGATGATGTTCCGGAAGAAGAAAAGCAATTGCGTGCTGCCCGTATCATGGAAGTTCAGGAAGGAATTTCTTTTCAACTCAACCAGCAAAAAGTCGGTAAGAAATTTAAGGTTTTAATTGATCGGAAAGAAGGAAATTATTTTATAGGAAGAACTGAATTTGACTCTCCTGAAGTAGATAATGAAGTGTTGATTGATGCTGCTAAACATTATCTGCGTGTTGGTGATTTTGCCAATATTGAAATCACACATGCCGAAGAATTTGATTTGTACGGAGAACCGGTTTGA
- the ftsY gene encoding signal recognition particle-docking protein FtsY, with translation MALFKFFSKEKKEDLDKGLEKTKENFFTKIAKAVAGKATVDDEALDDVEEALVASDVGVETTVKIIKRLEERVARDKYLNTSDLNRILKEEMVQLLSEATGAPANDFEIPSNIHPYVIMVVGVNGVGKTTTIGKLAHQFKQQGKSVLLGAADTFRAAAVDQLTIWSERAGVPIVKQPTGADPAAVAFDTLQSGVSRNSDVIIIDTAGRLHNKVNLMNELGKIKRVMQKVMPDAPHEVLLVLDASTGQNAIEQAKQFTAVTEVTAIALTKLDGTAKGGVVIGIADQFKIPVKYIGVGEKINQLQVFNRNEFVESLFEGK, from the coding sequence ATGGCCCTATTCAAATTCTTTAGCAAAGAAAAAAAGGAAGACCTCGACAAAGGGTTGGAAAAAACCAAGGAGAATTTTTTCACCAAAATTGCCAAGGCGGTAGCTGGAAAAGCAACAGTTGACGATGAGGCGCTTGATGATGTGGAAGAAGCACTGGTGGCTTCTGATGTTGGCGTTGAAACAACAGTGAAAATTATTAAGCGGTTGGAAGAACGCGTGGCACGTGACAAATATTTAAACACTTCCGATCTCAACCGGATTCTGAAAGAAGAGATGGTACAGCTTCTATCGGAAGCTACGGGTGCCCCGGCAAACGATTTTGAAATTCCCTCCAATATTCACCCTTATGTAATTATGGTAGTGGGCGTGAATGGTGTTGGAAAAACGACTACAATCGGAAAGCTCGCGCATCAATTCAAGCAGCAAGGGAAGAGTGTCTTGTTGGGTGCTGCCGATACTTTCCGCGCTGCAGCTGTTGACCAGCTTACCATCTGGAGCGAAAGAGCGGGTGTACCTATTGTAAAGCAACCTACCGGCGCCGACCCTGCTGCCGTTGCTTTCGATACATTGCAATCAGGTGTAAGCCGCAATTCGGATGTGATTATTATTGATACAGCAGGAAGGCTTCACAACAAGGTGAACCTGATGAATGAGTTGGGCAAAATTAAAAGAGTGATGCAGAAAGTGATGCCTGATGCACCACATGAAGTGCTGCTGGTGCTGGATGCATCAACCGGACAAAATGCGATTGAACAGGCGAAACAATTTACAGCGGTAACTGAAGTTACTGCCATTGCACTCACAAAATTAGATGGAACAGCCAAAGGCGGCGTAGTAATTGGCATTGCCGATCAGTTCAAAATTCCGGTTAAATATATTGGAGTAGGAGAAAAAATAAATCAACTCCAGGTTTTCAATCGCAATGAGTTTGTGGAGTCTTTGTTTGAGGGGAAATAG
- a CDS encoding DUF4295 family protein — protein sequence MAKDAGKVSKNAKVVKDAAQSAASKAFVRVIVSERSDKSGAYVFKEKMIHKDKVKEFLANGQ from the coding sequence ATGGCAAAAGATGCAGGTAAAGTATCCAAGAACGCGAAGGTTGTAAAAGATGCGGCACAGTCGGCTGCTTCCAAAGCGTTTGTTCGTGTGATCGTTTCTGAGCGCTCCGATAAATCCGGCGCTTATGTTTTTAAAGAGAAAATGATACACAAGGACAAGGTGAAGGAATTTCTGGCTAACGGTCAATAA
- the rpmG gene encoding 50S ribosomal protein L33, giving the protein MAKKESRVQVILECTEHKTTGMPGTSRYITTKNKKNTPNRIELKKYNPTLKKYTIHKEIK; this is encoded by the coding sequence ATGGCAAAGAAAGAAAGCAGGGTGCAGGTGATTCTGGAATGCACAGAGCATAAAACCACTGGCATGCCGGGTACTTCCAGATACATCACAACTAAGAACAAGAAGAACACTCCCAACCGGATCGAATTGAAAAAATACAATCCGACGCTGAAAAAATATACCATTCATAAAGAAATTAAATAA
- the rpmB gene encoding 50S ribosomal protein L28 has translation MSKVCEVTGKKSMSGHKVSHSNIKSNRRFMPNLQKKRFFIPEENRWIELKISTGAIRTINKKGISAVLREMKERGVTV, from the coding sequence ATGTCGAAAGTTTGTGAAGTAACCGGGAAGAAGTCGATGAGCGGCCATAAAGTGTCGCATTCCAACATCAAATCGAACCGCCGTTTTATGCCGAACCTGCAGAAAAAGCGATTCTTTATCCCTGAAGAAAACCGTTGGATAGAACTCAAAATTTCTACCGGAGCCATTCGTACGATTAACAAGAAGGGGATTTCGGCTGTGTTGCGGGAAATGAAGGAAAGAGGCGTTACCGTTTAA
- a CDS encoding MFS transporter → MSNEPTPLHQPYASLQVRDFRLYLLARMFITMALQMQAVIVGWQVYSYTKDPLSLGLIGLTEALPYIISSLLGGHVADIIARRKLIIIFSLLLILCSGSLFFFTLPFSHLLEKYHTFPIYVIIFLIGIARGFLAPAITAFFAQIVPRNLFANGVTWISNTWQFAAISGPAIGGLVYGFAGISWAYGMLCFFLVLNASLFLQIPSRPLPVSDKKEPLMAGLTAGIRFVFKNPVVLSTLSLDLFAVLFGGAVAMLPVFAADVLLVGPEGLGIMRAAPFVGSVITGLFMAHRPSMSKAGRNLLLAIAGFGIATICFALSSNFYLSLLLLFLTGAFDSVSVIIRGTILQLMTPDHMRGRVSAVNNVFVGSSNEIGAFESGVAAKLMGLVPSVIFGGSMTILIVFLTAYISPSIRKLNMRKLQEQVN, encoded by the coding sequence ATGTCCAACGAACCAACTCCTCTCCACCAACCATATGCTTCGTTACAAGTCAGAGATTTCCGGCTATACCTATTGGCGCGCATGTTTATTACTATGGCACTCCAGATGCAGGCTGTAATTGTCGGCTGGCAGGTTTATTCCTACACTAAAGATCCACTTTCACTGGGCTTAATCGGATTGACGGAGGCATTACCTTATATTATTTCCTCCTTATTAGGCGGTCATGTTGCGGATATTATAGCACGCAGAAAACTAATCATCATTTTTTCGCTATTGCTGATTTTGTGCTCCGGAAGTTTGTTTTTTTTCACGTTGCCTTTCAGCCATTTGCTCGAAAAGTACCACACCTTCCCCATTTATGTAATCATTTTCCTGATAGGAATAGCCAGGGGTTTTCTGGCACCTGCCATCACTGCTTTTTTTGCGCAGATCGTTCCAAGGAATTTATTTGCCAATGGTGTTACCTGGATTTCAAATACGTGGCAATTTGCTGCTATCTCCGGTCCGGCTATTGGAGGTCTGGTCTATGGTTTCGCAGGGATCAGTTGGGCGTATGGCATGCTTTGTTTTTTCCTGGTTTTGAATGCGTCCTTATTTTTACAGATTCCTTCAAGACCTTTGCCTGTTAGTGATAAAAAGGAACCATTAATGGCGGGGTTGACAGCAGGAATCAGGTTTGTTTTTAAAAATCCTGTCGTGCTAAGTACGCTATCGCTTGATCTTTTTGCTGTTCTATTTGGCGGAGCAGTGGCCATGTTACCGGTTTTTGCTGCGGACGTTCTTTTAGTGGGTCCGGAAGGATTGGGCATCATGCGGGCAGCTCCGTTTGTTGGCTCTGTGATTACCGGACTTTTCATGGCCCACCGCCCATCTATGAGTAAAGCCGGCAGGAATCTGTTACTGGCTATTGCAGGATTTGGAATCGCCACCATCTGCTTTGCGCTTTCCTCAAACTTTTATCTCTCCCTGTTGCTGCTGTTTCTTACCGGTGCTTTTGACAGTGTCAGCGTCATTATTCGCGGAACCATTCTGCAACTGATGACGCCGGATCACATGAGAGGCAGGGTTTCAGCCGTAAACAATGTATTTGTGGGTTCTTCCAATGAGATTGGCGCCTTTGAATCAGGAGTAGCCGCTAAACTGATGGGACTTGTCCCTTCCGTCATTTTTGGCGGATCAATGACCATTCTGATTGTATTTCTTACGGCATACATTTCACCGTCGATCCGAAAACTTAATATGCGGAAACTTCAGGAGCAGGTGAATTAG
- a CDS encoding 4Fe-4S dicluster domain-containing protein → MAIRITEECINCGACEPECPNNAIYEGGAEWAVADGTSVKGSVTLLDGTAVDADQRFPPISDDIYYIVPNKCTECEGFHEEPQCAAVCPVDCCVPDPEHVETKEQLLEKKAKMHV, encoded by the coding sequence ATGGCTATTCGAATTACTGAAGAATGCATTAACTGCGGCGCCTGTGAACCGGAATGTCCGAATAATGCGATTTATGAAGGCGGTGCTGAATGGGCAGTTGCTGATGGAACCTCTGTTAAAGGGAGTGTTACTTTGCTTGATGGCACAGCGGTAGATGCTGATCAGCGTTTTCCTCCTATTTCCGACGACATTTATTACATTGTTCCAAACAAGTGTACAGAATGTGAAGGATTTCATGAGGAACCGCAATGCGCTGCCGTTTGCCCGGTAGATTGCTGCGTACCTGATCCGGAACATGTGGAAACGAAAGAACAATTGCTGGAAAAGAAAGCCAAGATGCACGTCTGA
- a CDS encoding acyl-CoA reductase encodes MHRMNLEKRITSISQLAKALNTGAQEVKDIAETAFLHNKWFTRDNTFRMMENIRDQFLPGEKLEAWLSKYSLKEPHPQKTVGLIMAGNIPLVGFHDLLCVLLSGNKALIKLSSKDNILLPWLLEKLFETDEQWRSQITIAELLNGMEAAIATGSNNSSRYFHYYFSKFPHIIRKNRGSVAVLTGNESKEALQLLGNDIFSYFGLGCRNVSKLMVPEQYTFDFFFEAIEPFRKVIEHNKYKNNFDYNLTLLMMNKEPHFNNDFLMLREDERIVSPVAMLHYERYKNEDSLREKLAGKQEEIQCIAGEKFIPLGKTQWPELWEYADHVDTLQFLNNL; translated from the coding sequence ATACATCGTATGAACTTAGAAAAAAGAATTACGTCCATCAGTCAGCTTGCAAAAGCATTGAACACAGGAGCACAGGAAGTAAAAGACATTGCCGAAACCGCTTTTCTGCACAACAAATGGTTTACACGCGACAACACTTTTCGAATGATGGAAAATATCCGCGATCAGTTTTTGCCGGGTGAAAAACTGGAGGCATGGCTTTCAAAATATTCCCTGAAAGAACCGCATCCACAAAAAACAGTGGGATTAATTATGGCGGGAAATATTCCGCTCGTTGGTTTCCATGATTTACTTTGTGTATTGCTTTCCGGTAACAAAGCACTTATTAAACTATCTTCAAAAGACAACATCCTTTTGCCTTGGCTCCTCGAAAAATTATTTGAAACGGATGAACAATGGCGTTCACAAATCACCATCGCTGAATTACTCAATGGCATGGAAGCGGCGATTGCCACGGGCTCCAACAATTCCTCGCGGTACTTCCATTATTACTTTTCAAAATTTCCGCACATCATACGCAAAAACCGCGGATCGGTGGCGGTGCTTACAGGCAATGAATCAAAAGAAGCATTGCAACTTTTAGGGAATGATATTTTTTCTTACTTCGGTCTTGGATGCAGAAATGTTTCAAAACTGATGGTGCCGGAGCAATATACTTTTGACTTTTTCTTTGAAGCAATAGAGCCGTTCCGCAAAGTGATTGAACACAACAAATACAAAAACAACTTCGATTACAATCTGACTTTGCTTATGATGAATAAAGAACCGCACTTCAACAACGACTTTTTAATGTTGCGGGAAGATGAACGCATTGTATCACCTGTTGCGATGTTGCATTATGAACGATATAAAAACGAGGACTCTCTGCGGGAAAAACTTGCAGGAAAACAAGAAGAGATTCAATGTATTGCAGGAGAGAAATTTATTCCCTTGGGAAAAACGCAATGGCCGGAGTTATGGGAGTATGCAGATCATGTTGATACCCTTCAATTCCTGAATAATCTCTGA
- a CDS encoding cysteine desulfurase → MRIYFDNAATTQMDREVIDAMIPFMESHFGNPSAIHFFGRETRAAIERARKTVAKCLHATPSEIFFTSGGTESNNMAIRCGVQAYQIKHIITSPIEHHCVMHTTEALEKKGLVNLHYVKVDEKGRFDLVHLEQLLAEIGERCLVTLMHANNEIGTMMDINEVGTICKKYNALFHCDTVQTVAHFPFDLEKTPVDFISGAAHKFHGPKGTGFLYIHHSIKIPPLIFGGAQERNMRAGTENVYGIVGLAKALETGYEHFEETREQITEVRSYMKESLKSNLPDVVFNGDVDGNCLYTVLNVSFPMNNKSQLLLFNLDMAGICASSGSACSSGSNENSHVLEAIHADSNRVAIRFSFSKNNTKDEVDFVIAKLKELVGEPVTV, encoded by the coding sequence ATGAGAATTTACTTCGACAATGCTGCCACTACTCAGATGGACCGTGAAGTGATTGATGCAATGATACCATTTATGGAATCGCATTTCGGAAATCCTTCTGCCATTCATTTTTTCGGACGTGAAACACGCGCTGCAATTGAAAGAGCGCGCAAGACGGTAGCGAAATGCCTTCATGCAACACCTTCAGAAATCTTTTTTACTTCCGGAGGAACGGAATCAAATAACATGGCCATACGCTGTGGTGTACAGGCTTATCAAATTAAGCACATCATCACTTCTCCTATTGAACACCATTGTGTGATGCACACTACGGAAGCGTTGGAAAAAAAAGGACTGGTCAATTTGCATTATGTAAAAGTGGATGAAAAAGGACGTTTTGACCTTGTGCATCTTGAACAGTTGCTTGCCGAAATCGGTGAGAGATGTCTCGTAACACTCATGCATGCCAACAACGAGATCGGAACCATGATGGACATTAACGAAGTGGGAACAATTTGTAAAAAATACAATGCCTTATTTCATTGTGATACAGTACAGACTGTTGCTCATTTTCCTTTTGACCTGGAAAAGACACCCGTGGATTTTATTTCAGGTGCCGCTCATAAATTTCACGGTCCAAAAGGAACAGGATTTTTATACATACATCATTCGATAAAAATTCCACCACTGATTTTTGGCGGGGCACAGGAAAGAAATATGCGTGCCGGAACAGAAAATGTTTATGGCATTGTAGGCCTTGCAAAAGCACTGGAAACCGGTTATGAGCACTTTGAAGAAACCCGGGAACAGATTACGGAAGTGCGCAGCTATATGAAGGAATCTTTGAAGAGCAATTTACCGGATGTGGTTTTTAATGGTGATGTGGATGGAAATTGTTTGTATACGGTATTGAACGTGTCTTTTCCCATGAATAATAAATCACAATTGCTGTTGTTCAACCTGGATATGGCTGGTATCTGTGCTTCGAGTGGAAGTGCATGCAGTTCAGGCAGTAACGAAAATTCGCATGTGCTTGAAGCCATTCATGCTGATTCGAATAGAGTCGCTATCCGTTTTTCGTTTTCTAAAAACAATACGAAGGACGAAGTGGACTTCGTGATCGCAAAGCTGAAAGAACTAGTGGGCGAGCCGGTTACTGTTTAA